A segment of the Mercurialis annua linkage group LG4, ddMerAnnu1.2, whole genome shotgun sequence genome:
aattacagaTATATTAACTTCACGCCAGTTTTTTACTCAAATAGCCACTTCTTTAATTTATTACATTTGCTAGCCAATTCATTATTACTCTCTCTGACTAACTAtctaaaattattactttttctaACCAATTTTATCACCATACACGTGTTCATTCTATTAATAACaccataaaagaaaaattaaccAACACCTTCTTTCTTGTGACTTATTCTTCATCACTGTTAAATCTTCCATTTCTTCCTCTATCTACTCTGACCTCATCCTCGCCAGTACTGCTGACCGCCACGACCGTTCACTCTCATTGCTTTCCGAGTCAAATCTGTTCACCTTTCCACTCCTCCTACATCCACTGCTTTGTGCGTCCGTCGTCGTCGCTGCACTCCTACCTCGACGAATCCATCTTCATCCTCCTCAAGAGCTTAATTTTGTTGTTAAAAAATGAGATCTAAAGATGAGACTTGGTATAAGTCTATTAGGCGGAGAGAAATGTTTCTTGAAATAGAAAATAaggttaaaaaagaaaaagatggttGTTTTGAGTTCAATATGGAGGAAATGGTTTATGACAGCATGACGAAGAGTTTGAGGAGGTAGATGAGCTAAGAAGGTGTTGGAGATTGAGAGGAGTGTTGAAAGTTTTGTTCTTGAATGATGTTTTGGTATATTCCACTTTGTACATGTCTTCTATGAACTCTCCAACGCCATCTCCTGCTCTAGTTTGTCTTAAAAATGAGTATAGCATGatagaaaattatatttatgtattaGTGAAGAATCTTGAATGTCAACATTTGTTCTTGGTGAAATATGAAGGAGCATTGAAATTTTTCTATTGTTAAGAGTTTCAAAAAAGATGTTGGTATGTATTTGAAACGTATTACTATTGTATATTGTACATTTGACATTTTTCTAATTAGTTTGGTAATGTGTATCGtacatattttataaatgtatttttatattttaaaacaagcCAACTGACGAAGGATCATTGTTACAAACTGCACAGATTTTGGTGCTCCTGCAATTTTTTTACAAGAAATATAAACTACTttctttatttcaaaaaatatagtTGAGTTGGTTTTGAGACGAATCTGTGTTGGTTTTGAGATGTATCTGAAATGTTTTTGAGATGTATATAACTTGTTTATAAGATGTATCTGAATTATTTTTGAGATTCAATTTCTTAAGTAAACTTAATGAAGGCATTAAATAATTTGGTTTGTTcgaatactattttttttttggtatgcGCAAAATGGATTAGCTAAAGAGGCGTTAGAGTTGGTCCTTAAAATGTTTGAGGAATGACATAGGCTTGATTTTGCGGAGCTATTTCGATGCGAAAAAAGTGGTCATTTGGTtgtaagaaatttaaaatacttcattttattttgaaattatgagATGTAGAATGTTATAATTTTTTCGAAATTCTAAGACGCATCTATATTGGTTCTGAGATGTATCTTATTTGTTTATAAgatgtatctgaaatgtattatttttatatctttatatatattatgtgatatttactaatatgtttttACTTAGTGAATTTTCTCTTGTGTTTTGCAGTTTTATGGTTTCATCAACATTTTTTTGTAAGAAATTTAGTATACTACCTTTATTTTGAAGAATGTAGCTGAGCTAGTTTTGAGACATATCTTCGCTGTTTTTTAGATGTATCTGAAGTGTTTTTAAAATGTACATGACTtgtttttaagatttaatttgttatgttaattagaaaaaatgtaaatatttacatttttgatataaattcTTATGTGTAAGATTAACTTcaattgataataaatttaatgaagGCATTATATAGTTATTTGTTCAGTTTATTAGGTCTATATATATTGGATACAACATTGATACATCGTATATACACCACTGATATATTGTAAATAAATTGTCGATACATCATAGATACACAAttgatacattgtagatacaaATTATCTCTAACAAAAATTTAAGTAGGTTCAGTTTTTAAGTATAtgttattatgtatatatattagaCACATCAAcgatacattatatatacaatATTGATACATCGCTAATACattatatatatcatttattaTAACTTCTACACAGTCTACAActcattataattattttcaacgaataaattttagagagactgatacattgtagatacatcgTCGATACATTATTTTCAATGAACAAAAATAATTCGAATATCCTTATTTAAAGAACTCATTATGAAAAATTACATCCTTAACTAATCTAAGTTTCTGGGTTCTTGAAGACTTGAAACAGATTCatccaataataaaaatttagtacaattgcctaattagtgaaattggttgattaattaaccaaataaaatcataaaaactgaaattgagttgcaaatatgttttgatacattaatgatacataaacaatacataaatgatacctttttaaataattatgacACGCTGACACGCGTTGATGCGTGACTGGCACGCTTTTCTGACACGCGTGTCAGACGCGTTACTGTCACGTTGTCACGCGTTTTTATAGCTGTTAACAcgttttttttgactttttttttcactttaaatGTGACATGTGTCTATTATTAAGTGGTGGCTAGtaaatgtaaacttttagctaATTTGGTTATGAATGTAAAGATTTTGGGTTTGGGCTATTTGAGTAATATTTGGTgtattttggaatatttttgtttttttctcaataatttttatttaaataattaaaaatatttaaacaactATCAGATGTGTGCAGAAACtgcaaatgaaatttttttaattaacacgTATTAAAGGTTTAAAAAGGactccaattttttttactaaacaCTTGAATAGAGCTTTTGGAATAGCAAAACCACTgagaaaattaaaccaaacattagtccatctaaaacaaattttttgtTCAAGAATAAACGACTCTAATTTTACTCAAATTAGCAAAACATAAAACGACACTGTTTTATACGGAAGCAACAACTACCGACCTCCAAATTAAACTGACAAAACATGTTAAACAAAAGCTGTTATGATGTTCTGTTCTGTCAACACGAGCTGTTATTccctaaataataaaaaagtaaatttatcATGTTACATCTTCCACAAAATTCGCCATTTTTCTGATAAACAATCCAAAACCCACCGCATCAGATATTAACAACAAAAcccaaaacaaaaaaactacAGTTCTGTAAACAttcaaggaagaagaagaagattgaaTTATCAAAGAGAGATGGGCAGTGAGTTTAAAGATCTTACAGTTCCTTTTCTGGAAGAATCTTGTGCAAGAACAAGACCAGGGACAGCTTCTTCAATCCAAACTCTGGGGAATATTGTTGTTTCAATTGTCGGAACTGGGCTTTTAGGTCTTCCTTTTGCCTTCAAAATTGCTGGTTGGTTTGCTGGTTCTATTGGTGTTTTGGTCACTGGAATTTCCACCTATTATTGCATGCTTTTACTGGTTAGTCAACTTTTTTTATGCTTATTTTAATTGATTCCATCTTGCTCAACATTCATTATTTTAATCATATTCAATTGTTCAGAGTATTGGGTTCTGATTTGtttgttagtttttttaatcAAGTCTGTAATTTTGGGGGTTAACAAAGACTTTTCCTTTATGACCACTTCAATAaagtttttgcttttttttttagattcaATGCAGAGATAAGCAGGCAACCGAAGAATTAACAGCAGAAACGAAAACATATGGTGATTTGGGTTACAGATGTTTGGGAAATCCAGGCCGTTACTTAACagaatttcttatttttatatctCAATGTGGAGGATCAGTAGCTTACTTAGTTTTTATAGGCCAAAACCTTTCATCAATATGCAAAAGCCAAGGCTATGATGACATTAGTGTTTCGCTCTTTATATTCATGTTAGTCCCGGTTGAAATTGCTCTTTCTTGGATCCATTCTTTGTCTGCGTTAGCGCCTTTTAGTATTTTCGCGGATGTATGCAATGTGTTAGCAATGGCTATAGTGGTTAAAGAAGATGTAGAAAAGGTGATCAGTGGTGAATTCAAGTTTAGTGATAGAATTGCGGTCACTTCTAGTATTGGAGGGTTGCCATTTGCTGCGGGAATGGCGGTTTTTTGTTTTGAAGGATTCGGAATGACTTTGGCATTAGAGTCGTCTATGACAGAAAGGGGCAGATTCCCTTGTTTATTGGCCAAGGCATTCACTGGAATCACTCTTGTTTACGTTGTATTTGGATTTTCCGGTTATATGGCTTATGGCGATCAAACTCGAGATATTATAACTCTCAATTTACCGCATAATTGGTCTAGCCTTGCTGTTCAGGTACTAATCCTTAGTTTCCTCCAACTttcatttaaattgattttataatggTAAATCCGCTGCGACTGGGATTGGAACTAGAGACCTTAAGACGACTCCAGTACTAGTTGAGCTTTTGTCAATAGGtaacatttttttaaactgttggTCTGTGTAATTCCGTGATAGCTATTTTCCTGTCTAATACTTTGGTAAATTGTGTTACGAATCTTGAATGTGAATACTAGCACACTTAGCATTATATACATGTCGACTTAAGCATTGCAGGCATTGAGCAACTAACACCagaattaactttttttattgagTAGTCCCTTGaacttatcaattttttttatcaattataccaaatttagcaatttagaaaACAGTTTTAGGAGGCTAATTGACCAAAAATTTGGATTAGTTGATCAAACTTTGGGCTTATTGATAGAATTTAACAAATTATGGGAATTTACTAATAAACAAGTTATTTTTGGTGTTAATTGACCATCACATGCAAATTCAGGGGGCAAACTGATATTTAAGTCCATGCACTTttatggaagaaaaaaaaagaagttgCATTATCACCCATTATAGATTAGAATTGATATAATAGACAAAGAGAGCTAGCTTTAGAATAGAACTGGTTCTTTTATACCATTTGCTCTGTAATACATTAATAACTAATCTAATGCTTTGTCTACCTGTCTGCTTTGTCATTATCTCAATAATTTTCATTCACCATCACCATCTCAAATTGGAGCTCAGTGTTCttatttttagcataaaaaCTTTAGCCAAAAGCACATAAGGCCAAATATAAAGTGGATCCAGATCCTTATGCATTGGCATTAGGCATGTTTGTCCACTACCCATCTCCTGCATCGATACTATTCACCGACAGTTTTCTTCGttcaattattataatatttagtGAGATTGCATCAATCTTTCATTATCTCAACAAGATATTCttgtttaaaatctgaaaaatcATGATTGGAATCATATATTCTATGCAAAGGCGAAAATGAAACTTCTGTGCTTTTTTTCATTCCCCACTATTTTGATTCTTTATAGCGTTAATACTACTGTTTTTTCTgagtttttattctaatttacaACAGATTGGATTGTGCTTGGGACTGATGTTCACATTTCCGATCATGGTGCACCCCATCCATGAAATTGTCGAAGGGAAGCTTGAAACTAGTGGATTGTGTCGAAAGGTTTATGATAACGATGATGGAATCGCAgcaaaagttggaaaatttggaaTATATGTGAATCGGGCGATTTTGATTATTGTTTTGGCATTAGTAGCGTCTTTTGTTCCCGGGTTCGGCGTATTTGCT
Coding sequences within it:
- the LOC126678071 gene encoding amino acid transporter ANT1, which produces MGSEFKDLTVPFLEESCARTRPGTASSIQTLGNIVVSIVGTGLLGLPFAFKIAGWFAGSIGVLVTGISTYYCMLLLIQCRDKQATEELTAETKTYGDLGYRCLGNPGRYLTEFLIFISQCGGSVAYLVFIGQNLSSICKSQGYDDISVSLFIFMLVPVEIALSWIHSLSALAPFSIFADVCNVLAMAIVVKEDVEKVISGEFKFSDRIAVTSSIGGLPFAAGMAVFCFEGFGMTLALESSMTERGRFPCLLAKAFTGITLVYVVFGFSGYMAYGDQTRDIITLNLPHNWSSLAVQIGLCLGLMFTFPIMVHPIHEIVEGKLETSGLCRKVYDNDDGIAAKVGKFGIYVNRAILIIVLALVASFVPGFGVFASFVGSTVCALISFVLPAMFHLILLGPSLSLWQKTIDYCFFICGLLFAGYGTYNTIVGV